A single region of the Acidobacteriota bacterium genome encodes:
- a CDS encoding permease: MTAFMQSTWSVLAELAPWLLVGALLAALLHVLLPRNLIRRQLSGYGGAVKAVALGVPLPLCSCGVIPAGIGLKRTGASNGSAMGFLISTPQTGVDSILVSATFLGWPFALFKVAAAAVTGIAGGWWVEAMKDDGAPVEDEAPAEEAGAESGGGHRIGGTVVPKIREMIDHGGELLQSIWRWVAVGILVSAAIEVLLPQQAWLDLAALGTFGAAAAALVISLPLYVCATASVPIAAALVANGLPLGAALVFLMAGPATNVATVGAVYRGFGRKVTAVYLATVIVGSLAFAVLFETLIGGGALQAGPAHVHGVPWWAATSAILLVLMFGWFGLQEFRRWRRNVRADRWSTEQVAAGEPGGRAVEIAVTGMTCGNCADAVETALLAAPGVQAARVDLTGGTATVWGAAAAATLREAVQDAGFGTP, encoded by the coding sequence ATGACGGCCTTCATGCAGTCGACCTGGAGTGTGCTCGCGGAGCTCGCACCCTGGCTGCTGGTCGGCGCCCTGCTCGCCGCGCTGCTGCACGTCCTGCTGCCCCGCAACCTGATCCGACGCCAGCTCAGCGGCTACGGCGGCGCGGTCAAGGCCGTGGCCCTGGGCGTACCGCTGCCGCTCTGCTCCTGCGGCGTGATCCCGGCCGGCATCGGCCTCAAGCGCACCGGCGCCAGCAACGGCTCGGCGATGGGCTTTCTGATCAGCACGCCGCAAACCGGTGTCGACTCGATCCTGGTCAGTGCGACCTTCCTCGGCTGGCCCTTTGCCCTGTTCAAGGTCGCGGCGGCGGCGGTGACCGGCATCGCCGGCGGCTGGTGGGTCGAGGCGATGAAGGACGACGGCGCTCCGGTCGAGGACGAAGCTCCGGCTGAGGAAGCCGGCGCCGAGTCGGGCGGCGGCCACCGAATCGGCGGGACGGTCGTTCCGAAGATCCGCGAGATGATCGATCACGGCGGCGAACTCCTGCAGAGCATCTGGCGCTGGGTCGCCGTCGGCATCCTCGTGTCCGCCGCGATCGAGGTCCTGCTACCCCAGCAGGCCTGGCTCGACCTGGCCGCCCTCGGAACGTTCGGCGCGGCCGCGGCGGCGCTCGTCATCTCCCTGCCCCTCTACGTCTGCGCCACGGCCTCCGTGCCGATCGCGGCCGCCCTGGTCGCCAACGGGCTGCCCCTCGGCGCCGCCCTCGTGTTCCTGATGGCCGGCCCCGCGACCAACGTCGCCACCGTGGGAGCGGTCTACCGCGGCTTCGGCCGCAAGGTCACCGCGGTCTATCTGGCCACGGTCATCGTTGGCAGCCTCGCCTTCGCCGTGCTGTTCGAGACGCTGATCGGCGGCGGCGCGCTCCAGGCGGGGCCCGCACACGTACACGGCGTGCCCTGGTGGGCCGCCACGTCAGCGATCCTGCTGGTGCTGATGTTCGGCTGGTTCGGCCTGCAGGAGTTCCGGCGCTGGCGGCGCAACGTGAGAGCGGACCGGTGGTCGACCGAGCAGGTGGCGGCCGGCGAGCCGGGAGGCAGGGCGGTGGAAATCGCGGTGACCGGCATGACCTGCGGCAACTGCGCGGATGCGGTCGAAACCGCTCTGCTGGCCGCGCCGGGGGTCCAGGCAGCGCGTGTCGACCTGACCGGCGGCACCGCCACGGTCTGGGGCGCGGCCGC
- a CDS encoding metal-dependent transcriptional regulator, translating to MNPLLALVILAVVAGLAVLVAWPDRGWLWRWRSGWRALHRTRTEDALKHLFDCEYQGRQATHQSLVGVLRLGGRRSTELLARMEMLGLIVSAEGGFRLTADGRSEALRVIRIHRLWERYLADETGLEPERWHPEAERREHRTSPEQAAELSVRLGHPPFDPHGDPIPTEEGDLPPRAGRALTDFEAGDEVEVVHVEDEPAAVYAQLVAEGVHPGMKLRIASVAPERICFEADLDEVVLAPVIAANIFAVPVADEARDGAGVFSEATGSLSALAVGEQALVVGFSRFCRGMERRRLLDLGLLPGTLVEAKMASPSGDPIAYRVRGAVIALRRSQADQIQVQELPQQASA from the coding sequence ATGAACCCTCTTCTCGCCCTCGTTATTCTCGCGGTCGTTGCTGGTCTGGCCGTCCTCGTGGCATGGCCGGATCGGGGCTGGCTGTGGCGCTGGCGCTCCGGCTGGCGTGCCCTGCACCGGACCCGCACCGAGGACGCGCTCAAGCACCTCTTCGACTGCGAGTACCAGGGGCGTCAGGCGACCCACCAGAGCCTGGTCGGCGTCCTGCGCCTCGGGGGCCGGCGGAGCACGGAACTCCTCGCCCGCATGGAGATGCTGGGGTTGATCGTCTCGGCGGAGGGCGGATTCCGGCTGACCGCCGACGGACGCAGCGAGGCGCTACGCGTGATCCGGATTCACCGGCTGTGGGAGCGCTACCTCGCCGACGAGACCGGCCTGGAACCGGAGCGTTGGCACCCCGAGGCCGAGCGCCGGGAGCACCGGACCTCCCCCGAACAGGCGGCGGAACTCTCGGTGCGGCTTGGCCATCCGCCGTTCGACCCGCACGGGGACCCGATCCCGACGGAGGAAGGCGATCTGCCGCCGCGAGCCGGGCGCGCCCTGACGGACTTCGAGGCCGGCGATGAGGTCGAAGTCGTCCATGTCGAGGACGAGCCCGCCGCGGTCTATGCGCAGTTGGTGGCCGAGGGTGTCCATCCTGGCATGAAACTCCGCATCGCGTCCGTGGCGCCCGAGCGCATCTGCTTCGAAGCCGACCTGGACGAGGTCGTGCTGGCGCCGGTCATCGCGGCGAACATCTTCGCCGTACCGGTCGCGGACGAAGCGCGCGACGGCGCTGGCGTGTTCTCCGAGGCCACGGGATCGCTGTCGGCCCTGGCCGTCGGCGAGCAGGCTCTCGTGGTCGGCTTCTCGCGCTTCTGCCGCGGGATGGAGCGCCGCCGGCTGCTCGATCTGGGTTTGCTTCCGGGCACCCTGGTGGAAGCGAAGATGGCCAGCCCGTCGGGTGATCCGATCGCCTACCGGGTGCGTGGGGCCGTGATCGCGCTGCGGCGCTCGCAGGCGGATCAGATCCAGGTTCAGGAGTTGCCTCAGCAGGCCTCGGCATGA